One stretch of Pirellulales bacterium DNA includes these proteins:
- a CDS encoding IS5/IS1182 family transposase → THSWLNRARRLLIRWEKKAANYLGLLHFQFAIVALRAAKVLG, encoded by the coding sequence CACGCACTCCTGGCTCAACCGCGCACGGCGCTTGTTGATCCGCTGGGAAAAGAAAGCCGCGAATTATCTGGGCCTGCTCCATTTTCAATTCGCTATCGTCGCCTTGAGAGCCGCCAAGGTTCTCGGATAG